GATGAGTGCATTGGCGCGCATGGCGGCAACGCCGGATGATCCGCCGACCGCCTGCTGGGCAAACTGCTGCAAGCCGTGCACGAGGCTCTGGAAGAGGGGATCATGCGTATTGACCGCCTGTCCATACATCGCGGTGTGATAGATCATGCGGCGGGTGAGCATGGTGCCCATGATGGCGACACCGAAGCTGCCGCCGATCTGGCGGATGACGTTGAAGAGCCCCGAAGCCTGCGCCATCTTCTCGCGGGGAATGTCGCTTAAGGCCAACGCGCTGAGTGGCGTAAAGAGCAGACCCATCGCTACGCCGCGAATGACGAGCAGCCACATGATGTGGTGGCGCTCTGTGGACAGGGAGAGAAAGCCGTTGAAATAGAGGCTGATGCCGAGCAGCAGAATGCCGATGGCCGCGGGAATTTTGGGGCTGAGCTTGTCCGACACCACGCCGGCCAGAGGCGACATAAAAGCTTGCAGAATGCCGACGGGAAGGAACATGGCGCCGGTTTGCAAAGCGGTGTATCCGAGCGAGTTCTGCAAAAAGAGCGGAAGCAGGAAGGTGCTGCCGAACATGCCAAGGCCGAAAATGAAGAGGATGGCATTGGTGACGGCGAAATTGAAGTTCTTCAGCAGGCCGAGGTCAATCAGCGGATGCTTGATCGTCAACTCCGTAGACATGAAGACCACCAGCCCGAGCAGCGAAAGCGCAAAGCAGGACAGGATGAAGGGCGAGGTCCAGCCGCCGGTGTTCCACGCCGCATTGCCGTCGGAAAGCGCGAGCAACAGAGCGGAGAGAAAGACGGTCATGGAGATGAAGCCCACGAAGTCGAAGGAGCGGGTGTGCTCGGTTTTGTATTCGCGCTGAATGACCAGCGTCACGAACATGGCGAAGATGCCGACGGGGACGTTGACATCGAAGATGGCATTCCAACTGATGTTGTCGACGAGATAGCCGCCGACGAGCGGGCCGAGCGAAACAGAGGCCGCCGCGGAAATAGCCCAGAAGCCGAGCGCGAGGCCGCGCTGCTTGACGGGGAATTCGCGGGTGATGATGGCCATGCCGACGGGCATCAGAAATCCGGCGCCCGCGCCCTGAATGATGCGGAAGATAATCAGCACGTCCTCATTCCAGGCCAGGCCGCAGAGAAACGACCCGAAGGTAAAGAGGAAGAGCGACGCAAAATAGGTGCGCTTGTAACCAAAGTGATCGGCTACCCAGCCCGAGGTGGGGAGCATCACGGCGAAGACGAGCAGGTAGGCGGTGACGACCCATTCGATTTTGTCCACGCTCACGCCGAATGTCCCCATGAGCTTGGGCAGGGCAACGTTGACGATGGTGGCATCGAGCACGGCCATAAAGGTGCCGATCATGACGTTGGCGAGCACCCACCAGCGGTAGGACTCGTGTTCATGATGCAGCGAGGCGAAGCGGCCGATAAGCTTGCCGCGAACGGCGTGATGCGAGAACGGATTCACTGCGAGCGCACTTTCACTTTGACTTCAGCGGACATGCCGGGCAGAAGCTGCACGGGACGGCCATCGGTAACCGGAATTTGTTCAAGGCGGATTTTCACGGGTACGCGTTGAGTGACCTTGGTGAAGTTGCCGGACGCGTTGTTGGGCGGAATCAGGGAGAACTGCGCGGCGGTGTTGGTGCCAAACTGGGTCACATGCCCGGTGAACTGCAGACTGGGATAGGCGTCGATGTGCACCTCCACATTGTCTCCGAGCTTGAGCGAACGCAGTTTGGTCTCTTCAAGATTGGCGGTGATCCATACATCACGCAGGTTGTAGAGCGTAAGGATCGGCTGCGCGGGCTGCACGACATCACCGGGAAGCACCCAGCGCTTGGAGACGACGCCGGTCATGGGCGCGGTAATGGTGGTGTTGCGCAAGGACGTGTCGACGACGCTGATTTGGGCGCGCGACGTGCCGACTTGCGCTTCGGCAATCGCAAGACGCGCCTGTGAAGCTTCATATTCCTTCTGCGCATGGTCAAGGGTTTCAGCGGGAATGACATTGTCCTTGAATTGCGCCTGTGCCCGGCGGTAATCCTGCTCGGCTTTGCTGACGTTCACGCGGGCCAGACGGATATTTTCCTGCGCGAGGTCGAGGGAGGTATGCGCCTGTGCCTGTTGGGCGCGCAGGTCGCTGGCGTCGAGCTGCACGAGGATTTGTCCGGCGGTGACGGAATCGCCTTCATCGGCATTGAGTTGCACGATGCGGCCGAGGACTTTGGAACTGACGGATACGCGGTCGGCATCGACGGCGGCATCATCGGTGGACACGTAATCGCGAT
The sequence above is a segment of the bacterium genome. Coding sequences within it:
- a CDS encoding DHA2 family efflux MFS transporter permease subunit, producing MNPFSHHAVRGKLIGRFASLHHEHESYRWWVLANVMIGTFMAVLDATIVNVALPKLMGTFGVSVDKIEWVVTAYLLVFAVMLPTSGWVADHFGYKRTYFASLFLFTFGSFLCGLAWNEDVLIIFRIIQGAGAGFLMPVGMAIITREFPVKQRGLALGFWAISAAASVSLGPLVGGYLVDNISWNAIFDVNVPVGIFAMFVTLVIQREYKTEHTRSFDFVGFISMTVFLSALLLALSDGNAAWNTGGWTSPFILSCFALSLLGLVVFMSTELTIKHPLIDLGLLKNFNFAVTNAILFIFGLGMFGSTFLLPLFLQNSLGYTALQTGAMFLPVGILQAFMSPLAGVVSDKLSPKIPAAIGILLLGISLYFNGFLSLSTERHHIMWLLVIRGVAMGLLFTPLSALALSDIPREKMAQASGLFNVIRQIGGSFGVAIMGTMLTRRMIYHTAMYGQAVNTHDPLFQSLVHGLQQFAQQAVGGSSGVAAMRANALIASHVAQQAFVQAINDDFLLAAAITMLGLIPIFLLRGSKKKGGGHAPAPVE
- a CDS encoding HlyD family secretion protein, coding for MDQESRKDQTFVAQTNGAEANPADANGRSQRDDANNGKSGSFARRLKVIIPVVIVLGAIGLFAWRWYLGNRDYVSTDDAAVDADRVSVSSKVLGRIVQLNADEGDSVTAGQILVQLDASDLRAQQAQAHTSLDLAQENIRLARVNVSKAEQDYRRAQAQFKDNVIPAETLDHAQKEYEASQARLAIAEAQVGTSRAQISVVDTSLRNTTITAPMTGVVSKRWVLPGDVVQPAQPILTLYNLRDVWITANLEETKLRSLKLGDNVEVHIDAYPSLQFTGHVTQFGTNTAAQFSLIPPNNASGNFTKVTQRVPVKIRLEQIPVTDGRPVQLLPGMSAEVKVKVRSQ